One Fusarium falciforme chromosome 1, complete sequence genomic window carries:
- a CDS encoding Small nuclear ribonucleoprotein G, translating to MAPAQPELKKYLDKRLFVQLNGSRKVIGVLRGYDVFLNIVMDEAVEEKDGGEKVRLGMVVIRGNSVVMLEALERIGGDERQGR from the exons ATGGCACCCGCACAGCCCGAGCTGAAGAAG TACCTCGACAAGCGACTGTTTGTGCAGTTGAACGGCAGCCGTAAAGTCATCGGTGTCCTCCGTGGCTACGAT GTCTTCCTGAACATTGTCATGGACGAGGCGGTGGAAGAGAAGGACGGTGGAGAGAAGGTCAGACTCGGCATGGTT GTCATCCGTGGTAACTCGGTGGTGATGCTTGAGGCACTGGAACGAATCGGCGGCGACGAGCGCCAAGGCAGATAA